One segment of Haloplanus natans DSM 17983 DNA contains the following:
- the pheS gene encoding phenylalanine--tRNA ligase subunit alpha has translation MRLPDSQVAVLEAASATDERTIEQLSEATGLKPETVTGAAFDLEDAGLVSVSATESVSYTITEEGEAYAEAGLPEVRLYRAAVDAGAVDDPVSMGAVIGAADLDGPEVDIALANYARKGYGEVESGRITADPDADPESDAEATALAALVADAGADDEDALAELDRRGLVERSERAVRSVSLTDDGVTALMEGVEAAETVDRLTPELLASGEWADVEFTAYNVEADAPETRGGKVHILRQTAERVKDTLVGMGFREMDGPHADSEFWINDCLFMPQDHPARTHWDQFGLDVPPMGDIPADLLERVRSAHLEGVGPDGDGYHSPWTEAVAREIDLRGHTTSLSMRYLSGNEIGELDPPERFFSVEKVYRNDTLDPTHLLEFFQIEGWVMAEDLSVRDLMGTFEEFYEQFGITDLQFKPHYNPYTEPSFELFGTHPETGELIEIGNSGMFREEVLRPLGVDCDVMAWGLALERLLMLMYGFDDIRDVHGTLCDLDLLRETEVLH, from the coding sequence ATGCGACTCCCGGACTCACAGGTCGCGGTGTTGGAAGCCGCGAGCGCGACGGACGAACGGACGATCGAACAGTTGAGCGAGGCGACGGGTCTGAAACCGGAGACGGTGACCGGTGCCGCGTTCGACCTCGAGGACGCGGGACTGGTCTCGGTGTCGGCCACCGAGTCGGTCTCCTATACGATCACCGAGGAGGGCGAAGCCTACGCCGAGGCCGGCCTGCCCGAAGTGCGCCTCTACCGCGCCGCCGTCGATGCCGGCGCCGTCGACGACCCCGTCTCGATGGGTGCGGTCATCGGCGCGGCCGACCTCGACGGCCCCGAAGTCGACATCGCCCTCGCCAACTACGCCCGGAAGGGGTACGGCGAGGTCGAGTCGGGGCGGATCACGGCCGATCCGGACGCCGACCCCGAGTCGGACGCGGAGGCAACGGCGCTCGCGGCACTCGTTGCGGATGCGGGAGCCGACGACGAGGACGCACTCGCCGAACTCGACCGCCGCGGCCTCGTCGAGCGGAGCGAGCGCGCCGTTCGCTCTGTTTCCCTCACCGACGACGGCGTCACCGCGCTGATGGAGGGCGTCGAGGCCGCCGAGACGGTCGACCGGCTCACACCCGAACTGCTCGCCTCCGGCGAGTGGGCGGACGTGGAGTTCACGGCGTACAACGTCGAAGCGGACGCACCCGAGACACGCGGCGGCAAGGTCCACATCCTGCGACAGACCGCCGAGCGCGTGAAGGATACCCTCGTCGGCATGGGCTTTCGTGAGATGGACGGTCCCCACGCCGACTCGGAGTTCTGGATCAACGACTGCCTGTTCATGCCCCAGGACCACCCGGCGCGCACCCACTGGGACCAGTTCGGCCTCGACGTGCCGCCGATGGGCGACATCCCGGCGGACCTGCTCGAACGCGTCCGCTCGGCCCATCTGGAGGGCGTCGGCCCCGACGGCGACGGCTACCACTCCCCGTGGACCGAGGCGGTGGCCCGCGAAATCGACCTCCGGGGCCACACCACCTCGCTCTCGATGCGCTATCTCTCCGGTAACGAAATCGGCGAACTCGACCCGCCCGAGCGCTTCTTCAGCGTCGAGAAAGTGTACCGCAACGACACGCTCGACCCGACGCACCTGCTGGAGTTCTTCCAGATCGAAGGGTGGGTGATGGCCGAGGATCTCTCGGTGCGTGACCTGATGGGCACCTTCGAGGAGTTCTACGAGCAGTTCGGCATCACCGACCTGCAGTTCAAGCCACATTACAACCCCTACACCGAGCCGAGCTTCGAGCTGTTCGGCACCCACCCCGAGACGGGCGAGTTGATCGAAATCGGCAACAGCGGTATGTTCCGCGAGGAAGTCCTCCGTCCCCTCGGCGTCGACTGTGACGTGATGGCGTGGGGCCTGGCGCTCGAACGACTCCTGATGCTCATGTACGGCTTCGACGACATCCGCGACGTGCACGGGACGCTGTGTGATCTGGATCTCCTCCGCGAGACGGAGGTGCTTCACTGA
- a CDS encoding tryptophan--tRNA ligase — translation MTRDTPEDDADTDDPSETTVADGGSDADTAAGADDVALDPWGSSTVSDYRKLFDEFGIEAFDEVLDEVPNPHYLMRRGVIFGHRDYRPVARALRNGEDAAVLSGFMPTGDPHIGHKLVFDEIIWHQRQGADAYGLIADLEAHSARGLSWDEIDEHARDYLLSLLALGFDPEEGELYRQSTNREVQDLAFELGSNARFAEFEGIYGFDGETSVSHMQSVVTQMADILYPQLDEPKPTVIPVGPDQDPHMRLARDVAARMRYFKVTEAYASFEADAAERDHLAAAYAALDDGAERRSAGSRPQADDDPDTVRCEDAADWLDAEMAPDAARDAAMEKLRAAGKEPLRPRVRFLDRNATDEAFEALIEAVPGEKRRYDEHIDAFEMDHEAAEELAREVEVDNGGYGFLPPSSIYHRFMTGLTGGKMSSSVPASHISLLDDPEDGYDKVKSATTGGRETAAKQRELGGEADDCPVYELYAYLLSGDDDEFATEVYEECVGGERLCGGCKEQAAELMREFLADHQEKRAEMEAVLDGLDIDLDSDRRGIPGDGH, via the coding sequence ATGACACGAGACACTCCCGAGGACGACGCCGATACCGACGACCCGAGCGAGACGACAGTCGCCGACGGCGGGAGCGACGCCGACACCGCCGCCGGCGCCGACGACGTCGCCCTCGACCCCTGGGGCTCCTCGACCGTCTCGGACTACCGCAAGCTGTTCGACGAGTTCGGCATCGAGGCGTTCGACGAGGTGCTCGACGAGGTGCCGAACCCGCACTATCTGATGCGTCGGGGCGTCATCTTCGGCCACCGCGACTACCGCCCCGTCGCGCGGGCGCTCCGCAACGGCGAGGACGCCGCCGTCCTCTCGGGGTTCATGCCCACCGGCGACCCCCACATCGGCCACAAACTCGTCTTCGACGAGATAATCTGGCACCAGAGGCAGGGCGCCGACGCCTACGGCCTCATCGCCGACCTGGAGGCCCACAGCGCCCGCGGCCTCTCGTGGGACGAAATCGACGAGCACGCCCGCGACTACCTGCTATCCCTGCTCGCGCTGGGTTTCGACCCCGAAGAGGGCGAACTGTACCGGCAGTCCACCAACCGCGAGGTGCAGGACCTCGCGTTCGAACTCGGCTCGAACGCCCGGTTCGCGGAGTTCGAGGGCATCTACGGCTTCGACGGCGAAACCTCCGTCTCCCACATGCAGTCCGTCGTCACGCAGATGGCGGACATCCTCTACCCCCAACTCGATGAGCCGAAGCCGACGGTCATCCCCGTCGGCCCGGACCAGGACCCCCATATGCGACTCGCGCGCGACGTGGCCGCGCGGATGCGTTACTTCAAGGTGACCGAGGCGTACGCGAGTTTCGAGGCCGACGCCGCGGAGCGCGACCACCTCGCGGCCGCCTACGCCGCGCTGGACGACGGCGCGGAGCGACGCTCCGCGGGCAGTCGGCCGCAGGCCGACGACGACCCGGACACCGTCCGCTGTGAGGACGCGGCCGACTGGCTGGACGCGGAGATGGCGCCCGACGCCGCCCGCGACGCCGCGATGGAGAAACTCCGGGCCGCGGGGAAGGAGCCGCTTCGCCCCCGCGTTCGCTTTCTCGACCGCAACGCGACCGACGAGGCGTTCGAAGCGCTCATCGAGGCGGTGCCGGGGGAGAAACGCCGGTACGACGAACATATCGACGCCTTCGAGATGGACCACGAGGCCGCGGAGGAACTGGCCCGCGAAGTCGAAGTCGACAACGGCGGCTACGGCTTCCTTCCCCCATCCTCCATCTACCACCGGTTCATGACCGGCCTGACCGGCGGGAAGATGTCCTCCTCCGTTCCGGCGAGCCACATCTCCCTGCTCGACGACCCCGAGGACGGCTACGACAAGGTGAAGTCGGCGACGACGGGCGGGCGCGAGACGGCCGCAAAACAGCGGGAACTCGGCGGCGAGGCCGACGACTGTCCCGTCTACGAACTGTACGCCTACCTGCTCTCGGGCGACGACGACGAGTTCGCAACCGAAGTGTACGAGGAGTGCGTCGGCGGCGAGCGACTCTGTGGCGGCTGCAAGGAGCAGGCGGCCGAACTCATGCGCGAGTTCCTCGCCGACCACCAGGAGAAACGTGCGGAGATGGAAGCGGTGCTCGACGGTCTGGACATCGACCTCGACTCGGACCGCCGTGGTATCCCCGGCGACGGGCACTAG
- a CDS encoding MATE family efflux transporter — MNDQRDAIVEGSIPRTLVALALPLVAQNVVRVAQQVIDTFWLGRLGETAVAAVGLTVPVLGVCFALLVTPFVGTQILVSQRVGADADDGARRLVVHGFVLALVVGALVGAGVFLGADTVVRLVGAGPEVAPLAAVYLAVVGLGLPLAGASDALEAGFVGRGDSRASLWINVATVAVNVVLDPFLIFGWWLFPRLGVRGAALATVAGYAAGLSLALALALGPRMSLARRHLALTTADFRDLLSVGAPITGRQVASQSVRVLLVGVVALAGGAAGLAAYTVGARVASVAVLPSRGLGQAAQSMVGQNVGADRPDRARRTTRVGVVVAAGALACLGVVQWLVPGSIARIFVPNLSGDGLALTVQYLTILAYGYPAIGAVDALLAGFNGASRTRTSFVADLLKYWAVRLPVAALALPATASVSLLGVTVAPGLDLGMPAVFWAVTGSNVVAAGGVGAYYVRAVRGGLFADVGASEKGDDAVDADPEPTD, encoded by the coding sequence ATGAACGACCAGCGGGACGCCATCGTCGAGGGATCGATTCCGCGCACGCTCGTTGCCCTCGCGCTCCCGCTGGTCGCCCAGAACGTCGTCCGCGTCGCCCAGCAGGTGATCGACACCTTCTGGCTCGGCCGCCTCGGCGAGACGGCCGTCGCCGCCGTTGGCCTCACTGTCCCCGTCCTCGGCGTCTGCTTCGCCCTCCTGGTCACCCCGTTCGTCGGCACGCAGATTCTGGTCTCCCAGCGCGTCGGCGCCGACGCGGACGACGGCGCGCGCCGCCTGGTCGTCCACGGTTTCGTCCTCGCGCTCGTCGTCGGCGCCCTCGTCGGCGCCGGCGTCTTCCTCGGTGCCGACACCGTCGTCCGCCTCGTCGGTGCCGGTCCCGAGGTGGCGCCACTCGCCGCCGTCTACCTCGCCGTCGTCGGACTCGGCCTCCCCCTCGCGGGCGCGAGCGACGCCCTCGAAGCCGGTTTCGTCGGCCGCGGCGACTCGCGGGCCTCCCTCTGGATCAACGTCGCTACCGTCGCCGTCAACGTCGTCCTCGACCCGTTTCTCATCTTCGGCTGGTGGCTCTTTCCCCGGTTGGGCGTTCGGGGCGCGGCACTCGCGACGGTCGCCGGCTACGCCGCCGGCCTCTCGCTCGCGCTCGCACTCGCGCTCGGCCCCCGGATGTCCCTCGCGCGCCGCCACCTCGCGCTCACCACGGCCGACTTCCGTGACCTGCTCTCGGTCGGGGCGCCCATCACCGGCCGCCAGGTCGCCAGTCAGAGCGTTCGCGTCCTCCTCGTCGGCGTCGTCGCCCTCGCTGGCGGCGCCGCCGGCCTCGCCGCCTACACCGTCGGTGCCCGCGTCGCCAGCGTGGCCGTCCTCCCCTCGCGCGGCCTCGGCCAGGCGGCACAGAGCATGGTCGGCCAGAACGTCGGCGCCGACCGCCCGGACCGCGCCCGGCGGACCACCCGCGTCGGCGTCGTCGTCGCCGCCGGCGCTCTCGCCTGCCTCGGCGTCGTCCAGTGGCTGGTTCCCGGCTCCATCGCCCGGATTTTCGTTCCGAACCTCTCCGGTGACGGCCTCGCGCTCACCGTCCAGTATCTCACCATCCTCGCCTACGGCTACCCCGCCATCGGCGCCGTCGACGCCCTGCTCGCGGGGTTCAACGGCGCCAGCCGCACCCGGACGAGCTTCGTCGCCGACCTGCTGAAATACTGGGCGGTGCGCCTGCCCGTCGCCGCCCTCGCCCTCCCCGCCACCGCGTCGGTTTCACTGCTCGGCGTGACCGTCGCCCCCGGCCTCGACCTCGGGATGCCCGCCGTCTTCTGGGCGGTCACGGGATCGAACGTCGTCGCCGCGGGTGGGGTGGGAGCGTACTACGTCCGCGCGGTCCGGGGCGGGCTGTTCGCGGACGTGGGCGCGTCCGAGAAGGGAGACGACGCCGTCGACGCCGACCCCGAACCCACCGACTGA
- the endA gene encoding tRNA-intron lyase, with translation MQGTFADGAVRVGGDARQRFYDARGYGRPLDGNRIELAPVEATHLLFRGDLDAVVGPDGERMDFRAFLVASDAALAFVVYKDLRDRGFYLSPARDGWVDDTTGADFVVYPRGKGPADDEVAYRVRVAGEREEIAAAALGDVVLAVVDEEGELTYFETGRPGAAGDAADGSRYDPPSGLDAALLADRAVVWEPPTGLHDRGFYGQRLHGRNAESGPLQLSLVEAAYLARRGALDLAEPRVVERGRQVEGERFDRRLRAYAALRAAGSVPKSGFKFGADFRTYDSFTAVDEMDHSTRLIRVVAPDHTFLPRDLSLDVRLAGGVRKRMVFALTDVNEGIDWLSVARLTP, from the coding sequence ATGCAAGGGACGTTCGCGGACGGCGCCGTTCGCGTCGGCGGCGACGCCCGCCAGCGCTTCTACGACGCCCGCGGCTACGGCCGGCCGCTCGACGGCAACCGTATCGAACTCGCGCCCGTCGAGGCCACCCACCTTCTCTTCCGTGGCGACCTCGACGCCGTGGTCGGTCCCGACGGCGAGCGGATGGACTTCCGGGCCTTCCTCGTCGCCAGCGACGCCGCCCTCGCGTTCGTCGTCTACAAGGACCTCCGCGACCGGGGCTTCTACCTCTCGCCCGCCCGCGACGGGTGGGTCGACGACACCACGGGCGCGGACTTCGTGGTCTACCCCCGCGGCAAGGGGCCGGCGGACGACGAGGTGGCCTACCGGGTCCGCGTCGCTGGCGAACGCGAGGAGATCGCCGCCGCCGCGCTCGGGGACGTGGTCCTCGCCGTCGTCGACGAGGAGGGCGAACTCACCTACTTCGAGACGGGGCGACCGGGCGCGGCGGGCGACGCCGCCGACGGTTCGCGCTACGACCCGCCGTCGGGGCTCGACGCCGCCCTCCTCGCCGACCGAGCGGTCGTCTGGGAGCCGCCTACCGGTCTCCACGACCGGGGGTTCTACGGCCAGCGACTCCACGGCCGCAACGCCGAGTCCGGCCCGCTCCAACTCTCGCTCGTCGAGGCGGCGTATCTCGCCCGCCGGGGCGCCCTCGACCTGGCCGAACCCCGCGTGGTCGAACGCGGCCGGCAGGTGGAGGGCGAGCGTTTCGACCGCCGGCTCCGCGCCTACGCGGCGCTTCGGGCCGCCGGCAGCGTCCCCAAGAGCGGGTTCAAATTCGGCGCCGACTTCCGTACCTACGACTCCTTCACCGCCGTCGACGAGATGGACCACTCGACCCGCCTGATCCGTGTCGTCGCGCCCGATCACACCTTCCTGCCGCGGGACCTCTCGCTCGACGTGCGGCTGGCGGGTGGGGTCCGGAAACGAATGGTTTTTGCGCTGACCGACGTGAACGAGGGGATAGACTGGCTCTCGGTCGCCCGACTCACGCCCTAA
- a CDS encoding HAD family hydrolase, protein MDAVCFDMDGVIVDTETFWRARERDVILPEAVADGDPSQADIRGVNYRETYDHLAERYEMALDRAAFLDLYESAAADLYDTADLMPGFRGLLAALREDGVSVAIVSSSPRRWIERVVERFDLDVDVVVSTEDVDGPGKPAPDVYAAAAGRVGADPANCAAVEDSPNGVRAATRAGILTVAYGGDPEAVELADRRADDSETLRALFDELLAGA, encoded by the coding sequence ATGGACGCGGTCTGTTTCGACATGGACGGGGTGATCGTCGACACCGAGACGTTCTGGCGCGCCCGTGAGCGCGACGTGATCCTCCCCGAAGCGGTGGCCGACGGTGACCCCTCGCAGGCCGACATCCGCGGCGTCAACTACCGCGAGACCTACGATCACCTCGCCGAGCGCTACGAGATGGCGCTGGATCGGGCGGCGTTTCTCGACCTCTACGAGTCGGCGGCCGCCGACCTCTACGACACCGCCGACCTGATGCCGGGGTTCCGGGGCCTCCTCGCCGCCCTGCGCGAGGACGGCGTGTCGGTCGCCATCGTCTCCTCTAGCCCGCGACGGTGGATCGAACGGGTCGTCGAGCGGTTCGACCTCGACGTGGACGTAGTCGTGAGCACGGAGGATGTCGACGGCCCGGGCAAGCCGGCGCCGGACGTGTACGCCGCCGCCGCGGGACGGGTGGGCGCCGACCCCGCGAACTGCGCCGCCGTCGAGGACTCGCCAAACGGCGTCCGGGCGGCGACGCGGGCGGGGATTCTCACCGTCGCTTACGGCGGCGACCCCGAAGCCGTCGAGTTGGCCGACCGGCGGGCCGACGACTCCGAGACGTTGCGAGCGCTGTTCGACGAGTTGCTGGCCGGCGCGTGA
- a CDS encoding endonuclease NucS, with the protein MADAIRTFAGDCTVETDDRTHRGRVLVLVKPDRTVLVHDADGYQPVAWLTRADSVAVETDDGFGLTAHLDDRRLRVTGDRIRRSVYPVTEAGVPVGTSPETGGPLIRTGGAVVDLDSGARYPLVAGATVLDARCPDCGLPTMRVDRGATFEVCIDRACSPLDDAVRARFDREWPCPDCGSDLRIIRRSGRLLAGCDAYPDCETAFTLPAGVVVDDCECGLPVFETATGRRCLDGTCDRR; encoded by the coding sequence ATGGCAGACGCCATCCGCACGTTCGCCGGCGACTGCACCGTCGAAACCGACGACCGAACCCACCGCGGTCGGGTGCTCGTCCTCGTCAAACCCGATCGGACCGTCCTCGTCCACGATGCCGACGGCTACCAGCCGGTCGCGTGGCTCACCCGCGCCGACAGCGTGGCCGTCGAAACCGACGACGGCTTCGGCCTCACGGCCCACCTCGACGACCGACGGCTCCGGGTGACCGGCGACCGGATCCGCCGCTCCGTCTATCCGGTCACCGAGGCGGGCGTCCCCGTCGGCACGAGTCCGGAGACGGGTGGGCCGCTGATTCGCACCGGCGGCGCGGTGGTCGACCTCGATTCCGGGGCACGCTACCCGCTGGTCGCGGGGGCGACCGTCCTCGACGCCCGCTGTCCGGACTGTGGCCTCCCGACCATGCGCGTCGACCGCGGTGCCACCTTCGAGGTGTGTATCGACCGTGCCTGTAGCCCCCTCGACGACGCGGTGCGGGCGCGGTTCGACCGCGAGTGGCCCTGTCCGGATTGCGGGTCGGATCTGCGGATCATCCGCCGGAGCGGACGACTGCTCGCCGGCTGTGACGCCTACCCCGACTGCGAGACGGCGTTTACACTCCCCGCGGGCGTCGTCGTCGACGACTGTGAGTGTGGCCTTCCCGTCTTCGAGACGGCGACCGGGCGGCGGTGTCTGGACGGCACCTGTGACCGGCGGTGA
- a CDS encoding DEAD/DEAH box helicase: MKVADAVPEFADAFDFESFNRMQQEALPVLVETDHNVVASAPTASGKTALAELAICRTLRDGGTALFIAPMRALTNEKESEWERFEEMGYSVYVVTGERDLNPRRARHADVLVMTPEKVDSATRKHDSRRYDFVTDVDCVVVDEVHLLDSERRGGVLEVTVSRLRRLCDPRFVALSATMPNVEDVAGWLDAPPEATFVFGDDYRPVDLQTGVKTYSHGENTFADKYRRLYRALDLAEPHVREDGQALVFVASRQDAVSAAAKTRDELAERDVPIGARGDYDFHNEASELSDDRLHKAVLDGVAFHHAGLSKDDRDRIEAWFKEGKIDILFSTSTLAWGVNLPARCVIVRDTKYHDPLEGEVDISPLDLLQMLGRAGRPGYDDVGYGWVVCDRADADRYRRLLREGTEIESHLAADLDAHLNAELAMGTIGDLDDVMDWLETTYYYVRAASEPDAYDFDGLRDRVRETLESLVDRGFVEMGSDLAIDSTPLGRLASKYYLRLSTAEAFHALADRDRIDTDAVLETVAAAAEFDSVSARQSEADAVDAVLGSEAPKVPRGDGEAVDRDHLDDGTRKVLAILRASTSDSVPADLRSDAWIIRRNALRLLAALREFLARFAGARAANLARRLEARIEHGVSRDAVSLTAVDGVGAGRARTLATGGLSRPADIVAAGTDELERAGLAAGVAERVVESAADLPAVSVDWGDVPDAVAAGDSRMCEVRVRNEGGGARVGVRVTVNGVEMHEKETYLSDVTTAPVGVFGADADQLEFTVEVTFPDLPIRPLVAEQTVAVE, from the coding sequence GTGAAAGTCGCCGACGCCGTCCCCGAGTTCGCCGACGCCTTCGACTTCGAATCGTTCAACCGCATGCAACAGGAGGCGTTGCCCGTCCTCGTCGAGACGGACCACAACGTCGTCGCATCGGCGCCGACGGCGAGCGGCAAGACCGCACTCGCGGAACTCGCCATCTGCCGGACGCTCCGCGACGGCGGCACCGCGCTCTTTATCGCCCCCATGCGCGCGCTCACCAACGAGAAAGAGAGCGAGTGGGAGCGCTTCGAGGAGATGGGCTACTCCGTCTACGTCGTCACGGGCGAACGCGACCTGAACCCGCGGCGCGCCCGCCACGCCGACGTGCTCGTCATGACGCCCGAGAAGGTGGACTCGGCCACCCGAAAACACGACTCCCGGCGCTACGACTTCGTGACCGACGTGGACTGTGTCGTCGTCGATGAGGTCCACCTCCTCGACTCCGAGCGCCGCGGCGGTGTCCTCGAAGTCACCGTCTCCCGCCTCCGCCGGCTCTGTGACCCCCGCTTCGTCGCGCTCTCCGCGACTATGCCGAACGTCGAAGACGTGGCGGGGTGGCTCGACGCCCCGCCCGAGGCCACCTTCGTCTTCGGCGACGATTACCGCCCCGTCGACCTCCAGACCGGGGTCAAGACCTACTCCCACGGCGAGAACACCTTCGCCGACAAGTACCGCCGGCTCTACCGCGCCCTCGACCTGGCCGAACCCCACGTCCGCGAGGACGGCCAGGCCCTCGTCTTCGTCGCTTCGCGACAGGACGCCGTGAGCGCTGCCGCCAAGACCCGCGACGAACTCGCCGAACGCGACGTACCCATCGGCGCCCGCGGCGACTACGACTTCCACAACGAGGCGAGCGAACTGAGCGACGACCGCCTCCACAAGGCCGTCCTCGACGGCGTCGCCTTCCACCACGCCGGCCTCTCGAAGGACGACCGCGACCGGATCGAGGCGTGGTTCAAGGAGGGAAAGATCGACATCCTGTTTTCCACCTCGACGCTCGCGTGGGGGGTCAACCTCCCCGCCCGCTGTGTCATCGTCCGCGACACCAAGTACCACGATCCGCTCGAAGGCGAGGTGGACATCAGCCCTCTCGACCTCCTGCAGATGCTCGGCCGCGCCGGCCGGCCCGGCTACGACGACGTGGGCTACGGCTGGGTGGTCTGTGACCGCGCCGACGCCGACCGATACCGCCGTCTCCTGCGGGAAGGGACCGAAATCGAGTCCCACCTCGCGGCCGACCTCGACGCCCATCTCAACGCCGAACTCGCGATGGGCACCATCGGCGACTTGGACGACGTGATGGACTGGTTGGAGACGACGTACTACTACGTCCGCGCCGCCTCCGAACCCGACGCCTACGACTTCGACGGCCTCCGTGACCGGGTGCGCGAGACGCTGGAATCGCTCGTCGACCGCGGATTCGTCGAGATGGGGTCGGATCTCGCCATCGACTCGACGCCGCTTGGCCGCCTCGCCTCGAAGTACTACCTCCGGCTCTCCACGGCGGAAGCCTTCCACGCCCTGGCCGACCGGGATCGGATCGACACCGACGCCGTCCTCGAAACGGTCGCCGCCGCGGCCGAGTTCGACTCCGTCTCCGCCCGGCAGTCCGAAGCCGACGCCGTCGACGCCGTTCTGGGGAGCGAGGCGCCGAAGGTGCCTCGTGGAGACGGCGAAGCCGTCGACCGCGACCACCTCGACGACGGCACGCGCAAAGTGCTCGCCATCCTCCGAGCGAGTACGAGCGACTCCGTCCCCGCCGACCTGCGGAGCGACGCGTGGATCATCCGCCGGAATGCGCTCCGCCTCCTCGCGGCGCTCCGGGAGTTCCTCGCCCGCTTCGCCGGCGCGCGCGCCGCCAACCTCGCCCGCCGTCTCGAAGCCCGGATCGAACACGGCGTCAGCCGCGACGCCGTCTCGCTCACCGCCGTCGACGGCGTCGGCGCCGGCCGTGCGCGCACCCTCGCCACCGGCGGGCTCTCCCGACCCGCCGATATCGTCGCCGCGGGGACCGACGAACTCGAACGCGCCGGCCTCGCCGCGGGCGTCGCCGAACGCGTCGTCGAATCGGCCGCGGACCTCCCCGCCGTCTCGGTCGACTGGGGCGACGTGCCCGACGCCGTCGCCGCCGGCGACAGCCGAATGTGCGAGGTTCGGGTGCGAAACGAGGGCGGCGGCGCCCGCGTCGGCGTCCGCGTCACCGTCAACGGCGTCGAGATGCACGAGAAAGAGACGTATCTCTCGGACGTGACGACGGCTCCCGTCGGGGTCTTCGGCGCCGATGCGGACCAACTGGAGTTCACGGTGGAAGTGACCTTCCCCGACCTGCCAATCCGGCCACTCGTGGCCGAGCAAACGGTTGCCGTCGAGTGA